One window from the genome of Rhodopseudomonas sp. P2A-2r encodes:
- a CDS encoding TolC family outer membrane protein — MGGVKVLTGAATAALLLAFVGATPVRADTIEAALIRAYQNNPQLNAQRASVRATDENVPQALSGYRPKVAVTASAGYQYTDAVATSQLGASHLTGTQVPRSVGATVTQTLFNGQQTANRTRAAEGQVSSAREGLRVLEQSVMLAAATIYMDYLRDSATLEVQRSNVRVLEQTLKQTRDRFNVGEVTRTDVAQSEAQLAAGRTQQLTAESTLTTTRSNFRRIIGSEPVALAAGSPVDRFLPSTLPSAIDLGLTENPNVTAAMFGIDVSFLNVKVSEGALFPTVTLQVGAQQAWESSISSPRGFTASAVTQISVPIYQGGAEYALIRQSKESLAQQRLVLEQTRDQTRASVVQAWGQLLAGRAQVSSAQAQVSASEIALNGVREEAKAGQRTTLDVLNAQQALVNARVALVTAQHDRVVASYAVLNAVGRLSPTVLKLSTTVYDPSVHYQQVRDSWGGVRTPDGR, encoded by the coding sequence AAAAGTCCTTACCGGCGCTGCGACTGCGGCCCTCTTGCTGGCATTTGTCGGCGCTACGCCCGTCCGGGCCGATACGATCGAGGCTGCGCTGATCCGCGCCTACCAGAATAACCCCCAGCTCAATGCCCAGCGCGCCTCGGTGCGCGCCACTGACGAGAACGTTCCCCAGGCTCTGTCGGGCTATCGCCCTAAGGTCGCCGTGACCGCGAGCGCCGGCTACCAGTACACCGATGCCGTGGCCACCTCTCAGCTCGGCGCGTCTCATCTGACCGGCACACAGGTTCCGCGCTCCGTGGGCGCGACCGTGACGCAGACGCTGTTCAATGGCCAGCAGACCGCCAACCGCACCCGTGCCGCCGAAGGCCAGGTTTCGTCGGCTCGCGAAGGCCTGCGCGTTCTCGAGCAGTCGGTGATGCTGGCGGCCGCCACCATCTACATGGACTATCTGCGCGACTCAGCCACTTTGGAAGTTCAGCGCAGCAACGTCCGCGTGCTCGAGCAAACGCTGAAGCAGACCCGCGACCGCTTCAATGTCGGCGAAGTGACCCGCACCGACGTGGCACAATCGGAAGCGCAGCTTGCCGCTGGCCGCACGCAGCAGCTGACTGCCGAATCCACCCTGACCACCACGCGATCGAATTTTCGCCGCATCATCGGCAGCGAGCCGGTCGCGCTCGCTGCCGGTTCGCCGGTCGATCGCTTCCTGCCTTCGACCTTGCCTTCCGCCATCGACCTCGGCTTGACCGAGAACCCGAATGTGACCGCGGCAATGTTCGGCATCGACGTCAGCTTCCTCAACGTCAAGGTCAGTGAAGGCGCGCTGTTTCCGACTGTGACGCTGCAAGTCGGCGCGCAGCAGGCTTGGGAATCGTCGATCTCGAGTCCGCGCGGCTTCACGGCGTCTGCGGTGACCCAGATCTCGGTGCCGATCTATCAGGGCGGCGCCGAATACGCGCTGATCCGCCAGTCCAAGGAATCGCTCGCCCAGCAGCGTCTGGTGCTGGAACAGACCCGGGATCAGACCCGCGCCAGCGTGGTGCAGGCATGGGGACAGTTGCTGGCGGGCAGGGCGCAGGTGTCGTCGGCGCAGGCCCAGGTGTCGGCATCGGAAATCGCGCTCAATGGCGTGCGCGAGGAAGCCAAGGCCGGCCAGCGTACCACGCTGGACGTGTTGAATGCACAGCAGGCGCTGGTCAACGCGCGCGTTGCGCTGGTCACGGCCCAGCATGACCGCGTCGTGGCATCATATGCGGTGCTCAATGCGGTCGGCCGGCTGTCGCCGACCGTGCTCAAGCTCTCCACCACGGTCTACGATCCCAGCGTCCACTACCAGCAGGTGCGCGATAGCTGGGGCGGCGTGCGGACCCCCGACGGCCGCTGA
- a CDS encoding valine--tRNA ligase, which translates to MIEKTYQPADIEGRMAAAWEQAGAFKAGRADRIDAEPYTIVIPPPNVTGSLHMGHALNNTLQDVLCRFERMRGRDVLWQPGTDHAGIATQMVVERQLMERKEPGRRDMGREKFLERVWQWKAESGGVIVNQLKRLGASCDWSRERFTMDEGLSRAVVKVFVQLHREGLIYKDKRLVNWDPKLLTAISDLEVQQIEVKGNLWHLRYPLQGKTFDPDDASTFIVVATTRPETMLGDSAVAVNPDDERYTHLIGKHVVLPLVGRLIPIVADEYSDPEKGSGAVKITPAHDFNDFEVGRRHNLPQISILDTEGRLALEDNEDYLRGLPVGSEQLVDELNGMERFAARKSILVRLEDFGFLEKVEPNTHMVPHGDRSGVVIEPYLTDQWYVDAKTMAQPAIAAVRSGETTFVPKNWEKTYFEWMENIQPWCISRQLWWGHQIPAWYGPDGKVFVAETEEEAVGNALGYYVEQEVITAEQGHDMALDPEKRAGFITRDEDVLDTWFSSALWPFSTLGWPDDTTDVERYYPTNVLVTGFDIIFFWVARMMMMGMHFMKEVPFPTVYIHALVRDEKGAKMSKSKGNVIDPLHLIDDYGADALRFTLAAMAAQGRDIKLAPQRVEGYRNFATKLWNACRFAEMNECFLPPDFDPTKATEVVNRWIAHETARATREITEAIEAYRFNDAAGAAYRFVWNVYCDWYLELAKPVMMGEDSPAKTETRAMVAWARDEILKLLHPFMPFITEELWAVTAPRSGLLALAPWPLKARGLTQEQEALMIATAASDPLVTPILMATPDPVADFRDDAAEAEIGWVVDLVTAVRSVRAEMNITPATLTPLVLAGASAETQARAVRWSDVIKRLARLGEVSSADRAPDGSVQLLIRGEVVALPLKGVIDVGAEQARLAKELAKAEADIKRVDAKLSNEKFVANAPEEIVEEEKEKRAEAVARKEKVLEAMERLKSAV; encoded by the coding sequence ATGATCGAAAAGACCTATCAGCCCGCAGATATCGAAGGCCGCATGGCCGCCGCTTGGGAACAGGCCGGTGCGTTCAAGGCCGGACGCGCGGACCGCATCGACGCCGAGCCCTATACGATCGTGATCCCGCCGCCCAATGTGACAGGCTCTCTGCACATGGGTCATGCGCTGAACAACACGCTGCAGGACGTGCTGTGCCGCTTCGAGCGCATGCGCGGCCGCGACGTGCTGTGGCAGCCCGGCACCGACCACGCCGGCATCGCCACTCAGATGGTGGTCGAGCGCCAGCTGATGGAGCGCAAGGAGCCCGGTCGCCGCGACATGGGCCGCGAGAAGTTTCTCGAGCGCGTCTGGCAATGGAAGGCCGAGAGCGGCGGCGTCATCGTCAATCAGCTGAAGCGCCTCGGTGCCTCCTGCGACTGGTCGCGCGAGCGTTTTACGATGGACGAGGGGCTGTCCCGCGCCGTCGTGAAAGTGTTCGTGCAACTGCACCGCGAAGGCCTGATCTACAAGGACAAGCGTCTGGTCAACTGGGATCCGAAGCTGCTCACCGCGATCTCCGATCTCGAAGTGCAGCAGATCGAGGTCAAGGGAAACCTGTGGCATCTGCGCTATCCGCTGCAGGGCAAGACATTCGATCCCGACGACGCCAGCACCTTCATCGTGGTCGCCACCACGCGCCCGGAAACCATGCTCGGCGACAGCGCCGTGGCGGTGAACCCCGACGATGAACGCTACACCCACCTGATCGGCAAGCATGTCGTGCTGCCGCTGGTCGGCCGCCTCATTCCAATCGTCGCCGACGAATATTCCGACCCCGAAAAGGGGTCCGGTGCCGTCAAGATCACCCCGGCGCACGACTTCAACGACTTCGAAGTTGGCCGCCGGCACAACCTGCCGCAGATCAGCATTCTCGACACCGAGGGCCGGCTGGCGCTCGAGGACAACGAGGACTATTTGCGCGGTCTGCCCGTTGGCTCCGAGCAACTGGTCGATGAGTTGAACGGCATGGAGCGCTTCGCCGCGCGAAAAAGCATTCTGGTGCGGCTGGAGGATTTCGGCTTTCTCGAGAAGGTCGAGCCCAACACCCACATGGTGCCTCACGGCGATCGCTCCGGCGTGGTCATCGAGCCCTATCTGACTGACCAGTGGTACGTCGATGCCAAGACCATGGCACAGCCGGCGATCGCCGCGGTGCGCTCGGGCGAAACAACCTTCGTGCCCAAGAACTGGGAGAAGACCTACTTCGAGTGGATGGAGAACATCCAGCCCTGGTGCATCTCGCGCCAGCTGTGGTGGGGCCATCAGATCCCGGCCTGGTACGGACCGGACGGCAAGGTGTTCGTCGCCGAAACCGAGGAAGAAGCTGTCGGGAACGCGCTCGGCTATTACGTCGAGCAGGAAGTCATTACCGCAGAGCAGGGCCATGACATGGCACTAGATCCGGAGAAGCGCGCCGGCTTCATCACGCGTGATGAAGACGTGCTCGACACCTGGTTCTCGTCGGCGCTGTGGCCGTTCTCGACGCTCGGCTGGCCCGACGATACCACCGACGTGGAGCGCTACTACCCGACCAACGTGCTGGTCACCGGCTTCGACATCATCTTTTTCTGGGTCGCCCGGATGATGATGATGGGCATGCACTTCATGAAGGAAGTGCCGTTCCCGACGGTCTACATCCACGCCCTCGTCCGCGACGAGAAGGGCGCCAAGATGTCGAAGTCGAAGGGCAACGTCATCGACCCCCTGCACCTGATCGACGATTACGGCGCCGATGCGCTGCGCTTCACGCTGGCCGCCATGGCCGCGCAGGGCCGCGATATCAAGCTGGCGCCGCAACGCGTCGAGGGTTACCGCAACTTCGCGACCAAGCTGTGGAACGCGTGCCGCTTCGCGGAGATGAACGAGTGCTTCCTGCCGCCGGATTTCGATCCGACCAAGGCAACCGAAGTGGTCAATCGCTGGATCGCGCACGAGACCGCACGCGCCACCCGTGAGATCACCGAAGCCATCGAAGCCTATCGCTTCAACGACGCTGCCGGCGCCGCCTATCGCTTCGTCTGGAACGTGTATTGCGACTGGTACCTCGAACTGGCCAAGCCGGTGATGATGGGCGAGGATTCGCCCGCCAAGACCGAGACCCGCGCCATGGTCGCGTGGGCGCGCGACGAGATCCTCAAGTTGCTGCATCCGTTCATGCCCTTCATCACCGAAGAGCTGTGGGCGGTGACCGCGCCGCGCTCGGGCCTGCTGGCGCTGGCGCCGTGGCCGCTGAAGGCGCGCGGCCTGACCCAGGAGCAGGAAGCGCTGATGATCGCCACTGCCGCCAGCGATCCGCTGGTGACGCCGATCCTGATGGCCACGCCGGATCCCGTGGCCGACTTCCGCGATGACGCCGCTGAAGCCGAGATCGGCTGGGTGGTCGATCTGGTCACCGCGGTGCGCTCGGTGCGTGCCGAGATGAACATCACCCCGGCGACCTTGACGCCGCTGGTGCTGGCCGGCGCCTCCGCCGAGACCCAGGCGCGCGCGGTGCGCTGGAGCGACGTGATCAAGCGGCTGGCACGCCTCGGCGAGGTGTCATCGGCCGATCGTGCCCCCGACGGCTCGGTGCAACTGCTCATCCGCGGCGAAGTCGTCGCACTGCCCCTGAAGGGCGTGATCGATGTCGGCGCCGAACAGGCGCGACTCGCCAAGGAACTGGCCAAGGCCGAGGCCGACATCAAGCGCGTCGATGCCAAGCTCTCCAACGAGAAATTCGTCGCCAACGCGCCGGAGGAGATCGTCGAGGAAGAGAAGGAAAAGCGCGCCGAGGCCGTGGCCCGCAAGGAAAAGGTGCTGGAGGCCATGGAGCGGCTCAAGAGCGCGGTGTAA
- a CDS encoding DNA-3-methyladenine glycosylase, translated as MPQSPRVPSRTAPAPAKGLGKPLKRGFFARSVHEVAPELIGATLLVNGVGGIIVEVEAYHHTDPAAHSFNGPTPRNMVMFGPPGFVYVYRSYGIHWCVNFVCEKEGSASAVLIRALQPTFGIGEMQLRRGLEDERLLCSGPGKLCQALGITHAHNGLALDAPPFDILARTEAPEVISGTRIGLTKAVELPWRYGLKGSKFLSKPFSK; from the coding sequence ATGCCTCAAAGCCCAAGAGTCCCAAGTCGAACCGCTCCCGCCCCTGCAAAGGGCCTGGGAAAGCCGCTCAAGCGCGGCTTCTTCGCGCGCAGCGTTCATGAGGTGGCGCCCGAGCTGATCGGTGCCACGCTGCTGGTCAACGGCGTCGGCGGTATCATCGTCGAGGTCGAGGCCTACCACCACACCGACCCGGCGGCGCATTCGTTCAACGGGCCGACGCCGCGCAACATGGTGATGTTCGGGCCACCCGGCTTTGTCTATGTCTACCGCTCCTACGGCATCCACTGGTGCGTCAATTTCGTCTGCGAGAAGGAGGGCTCGGCCAGCGCCGTGCTGATCCGCGCCCTGCAGCCGACGTTCGGAATCGGCGAGATGCAATTGCGGCGCGGGCTTGAGGACGAGCGGTTGCTGTGCTCGGGGCCGGGAAAACTGTGTCAGGCCTTGGGGATCACCCATGCCCATAACGGGCTGGCGCTGGACGCCCCGCCATTCGACATTCTGGCGCGGACCGAGGCGCCCGAGGTGATATCCGGGACGCGCATCGGCCTCACCAAAGCGGTGGAACTGCCGTGGCGCTACGGGCTGAAAGGCTCGAAGTTTCTGAGCAAGCCGTTTTCGAAGTGA
- the lipA gene encoding lipoyl synthase, whose product MVVVLDTVSTNQLRPRHPEKVNRPDSASPPKPDWIRVRAPTTRGYGDTRKIVKENGLVTVCEEAGCPNIGECWDKKHATFMIMGDTCTRACAFCNVKTGMPGALDAAEPEHVALAVSKLGLHHVVITSVDRDDLADGGAEHFAQTIRAIRAACPTTTIEILTPDFLRKPGAMEIVVAAKPDVFNHNLETVPSGYLTVRPGARYFHSIRLLQKVKEIDPTIFTKSGIMVGLGEQRHEVLQVMDDLRSADVDFLTIGQYLQPTRKHHAVMRYVTPDEFAGYEKVAYTKGFLMVSASPLTRSSHHAGEDFAKLQAARAALAR is encoded by the coding sequence ATGGTCGTCGTCCTCGATACGGTTTCCACCAACCAGTTGCGCCCGCGTCACCCCGAAAAGGTGAACCGGCCGGATTCGGCCTCGCCGCCGAAACCGGACTGGATCCGGGTTCGCGCGCCGACCACGCGCGGCTATGGCGACACCCGCAAGATCGTCAAGGAAAACGGCCTGGTCACCGTCTGCGAGGAGGCTGGCTGCCCCAATATCGGCGAGTGCTGGGACAAGAAGCACGCCACCTTCATGATCATGGGGGACACGTGCACGCGCGCCTGTGCGTTCTGCAACGTCAAGACCGGGATGCCCGGGGCGCTCGACGCGGCGGAGCCGGAGCATGTGGCGCTGGCGGTGTCGAAGCTGGGCTTGCATCACGTGGTCATCACCTCGGTCGACCGCGACGACCTCGCCGATGGCGGCGCCGAGCACTTTGCCCAGACCATCCGCGCCATCCGCGCGGCATGCCCGACCACCACCATCGAGATCCTGACGCCGGACTTTTTGCGCAAGCCGGGCGCGATGGAGATCGTTGTCGCAGCCAAGCCGGATGTCTTCAACCACAATCTGGAGACGGTGCCGTCGGGCTATCTGACGGTACGGCCCGGCGCGCGATATTTCCATTCGATTCGCCTGCTGCAGAAGGTCAAGGAGATCGACCCGACCATCTTCACCAAATCGGGAATCATGGTCGGGCTCGGCGAGCAGCGCCATGAGGTGCTGCAGGTGATGGACGACCTGCGTTCGGCAGACGTCGACTTCCTGACCATCGGCCAGTACCTGCAGCCGACGCGAAAACATCACGCGGTCATGCGTTACGTCACTCCCGACGAATTCGCCGGCTATGAGAAGGTCGCCTATACCAAGGGCTTCCTGATGGTGTCGGCGAGTCCGCTGACGCGCTCGTCGCACCACGCCGGCGAGGATTTTGCAAAACTGCAGGCGGCACGCGCTGCACTCGCGCGCTGA
- a CDS encoding type II toxin-antitoxin system RatA family toxin, giving the protein MPQFASKRRVRHSASQMFDLVADVERYPEFVPLCKALKIRQRTTKPDGTEVIVADMTVAFKLIREAFTSRVTLDRANLKIMVEYLQGPFSNLENRWTFEPKSDTECDVGFFLSYEFKSRMLGMLMGTMFDTAFQRFSAAFEKRADQVYGAKS; this is encoded by the coding sequence ATGCCTCAATTCGCCAGCAAGCGCCGGGTCCGGCACAGCGCATCGCAGATGTTCGACCTCGTGGCCGACGTGGAGCGCTATCCGGAGTTCGTGCCGCTGTGCAAGGCGCTGAAGATCCGCCAGCGCACGACAAAACCTGACGGCACCGAGGTGATCGTCGCGGACATGACGGTCGCGTTCAAATTGATCCGCGAGGCCTTCACCAGCCGCGTGACGCTGGACCGCGCCAACCTCAAGATCATGGTGGAGTATCTGCAGGGCCCGTTCAGCAATCTCGAGAACCGCTGGACCTTCGAGCCGAAGTCCGACACCGAATGCGATGTCGGTTTCTTTCTGTCCTACGAATTCAAGAGCCGGATGCTCGGCATGCTGATGGGCACCATGTTCGACACCGCGTTCCAGCGCTTTTCTGCGGCGTTCGAGAAGCGCGCCGATCAGGTCTACGGGGCCAAGAGCTGA
- a CDS encoding CinA family protein encodes MSGSDARALSRALLDLCRSRKLTIATAESCTGGMVAAALTDIPGSSDVIDRGFVTYSNDAKRAMLGVRAATLSTFGAVSKETATQMAVGALEKAGVDLAVSITGIAGPGGATPGKPVGLVHFAVASRDGRILNRECRFGAIGRGPVRQRSVVEALRMLMELARGPQPPVKKREAASLARPRVARTPRRAAVKRHRAGPLKPKPKPEK; translated from the coding sequence ATGAGCGGCAGCGACGCCCGTGCCCTGTCCCGTGCGCTGCTGGATCTCTGCCGCAGCCGCAAGCTGACCATTGCGACCGCTGAATCCTGCACGGGCGGCATGGTGGCGGCAGCGCTGACCGACATTCCCGGCTCGTCCGATGTGATCGACCGCGGCTTCGTCACCTACTCCAACGACGCCAAGCGCGCGATGCTCGGCGTGCGCGCTGCGACGCTGTCGACGTTCGGTGCGGTCAGCAAGGAGACCGCGACGCAGATGGCGGTGGGTGCGCTGGAAAAGGCAGGTGTCGATCTCGCGGTGTCGATCACCGGCATTGCCGGCCCCGGCGGCGCGACGCCGGGCAAACCGGTCGGCCTGGTCCATTTCGCCGTCGCTTCGCGCGATGGCCGCATTCTCAATCGCGAGTGTCGCTTCGGCGCCATCGGCCGCGGCCCAGTGCGGCAGCGCTCGGTGGTGGAAGCCTTGCGGATGTTGATGGAACTGGCGCGGGGACCGCAGCCGCCGGTCAAGAAACGCGAAGCGGCCAGCTTGGCACGGCCGCGGGTCGCGCGCACGCCGCGCCGAGCGGCCGTCAAACGCCACCGCGCCGGGCCGCTGAAGCCGAAGCCAAAACCCGAAAAGTAA
- a CDS encoding bifunctional 2-C-methyl-D-erythritol 4-phosphate cytidylyltransferase/2-C-methyl-D-erythritol 2,4-cyclodiphosphate synthase has translation MTKSTRSAAIVVAAGRGLRAGSGGPKQYRTIAGRTVIARAMEPFCAHPDIAAVQPVLNPDDMAMFNEAVGHLRYDHPANGGASRQASVRAGLEALAGNPPDVVLIHDAARPFVTPALISRAIAAAGITGAAVPAIAVTDTIKQVGDAGHVEATPDRGRLRFAQTPQAFRFDVILEAHRRAAREGRDDFTDDAALAEWAGLTVATFEGDPANMKLTTPEDFVREEARLAAALGDIRMGTGYDVHAFGDGDHLMLCGVRVPHTRGFLAHSDGDVGLHALVDAILGALADGDIGSHFPPSDPQWKGAASDKFLKYAVDRVTARGGRVANLEVTMICERPKIGPLRDVMRARIAEITGVAISRVAVKATTSERLGFTGREEGIAATACATIRLPWSD, from the coding sequence ATGACGAAATCGACAAGATCTGCCGCCATTGTCGTCGCTGCCGGACGCGGATTGCGCGCCGGTTCCGGCGGACCGAAGCAATACCGCACGATTGCCGGGCGCACTGTCATCGCCCGCGCGATGGAGCCGTTCTGTGCACATCCCGACATCGCGGCGGTTCAACCGGTCCTCAATCCCGACGACATGGCCATGTTCAACGAGGCCGTCGGTCATTTGCGGTACGATCATCCAGCAAACGGCGGCGCCAGCCGGCAAGCCTCGGTCCGCGCCGGCCTTGAGGCATTGGCCGGCAATCCGCCCGATGTCGTGCTGATTCACGACGCCGCGCGGCCCTTCGTGACCCCTGCCCTGATTTCGCGCGCCATCGCCGCCGCCGGAATCACCGGCGCCGCGGTGCCCGCAATTGCCGTCACCGACACCATCAAGCAGGTCGGCGATGCCGGCCATGTGGAAGCCACGCCGGACCGAGGGCGCTTGCGCTTTGCGCAGACGCCGCAGGCATTTCGCTTCGACGTCATTCTCGAAGCCCATCGTCGTGCGGCGCGCGAGGGCCGCGACGATTTCACCGACGACGCCGCACTCGCCGAATGGGCAGGATTGACGGTGGCAACCTTTGAAGGCGATCCTGCAAACATGAAGCTCACCACACCGGAAGATTTTGTGCGCGAGGAAGCGCGTCTTGCTGCTGCGCTCGGCGATATCCGCATGGGCACCGGCTATGACGTGCACGCCTTCGGCGACGGCGATCACCTGATGCTCTGCGGCGTGCGGGTGCCGCATACGCGCGGCTTCCTCGCGCACTCTGACGGCGACGTCGGCCTGCATGCGCTGGTGGATGCCATCCTCGGCGCGCTGGCGGACGGCGATATCGGCTCGCACTTTCCGCCGAGCGATCCGCAATGGAAAGGCGCGGCCTCCGACAAGTTTCTGAAATACGCCGTCGACCGCGTCACCGCGCGTGGCGGACGCGTGGCCAATCTCGAGGTCACGATGATCTGCGAACGGCCGAAGATCGGGCCGCTCCGCGATGTCATGCGGGCGCGCATTGCCGAGATCACCGGCGTTGCGATCTCGCGCGTGGCGGTGAAGGCCACCACAAGCGAGCGCCTCGGCTTCACCGGTCGCGAGGAAGGCATCGCTGCCACGGCGTGCGCCACCATCCGCCTGCCCTGGAGTGACTAG
- the dusB gene encoding tRNA dihydrouridine synthase DusB translates to MRIGDIEIANRVVLAPMTGITDVPFRRQVAQLGAGLVVSEMTASADLVNGRPMSVLRVEATGLGPHVVQLAGCEARWMAEGARIAEAGGADIIDINMGCPARKVTGGTGQSGSALMRNLDHALTLIDATVAAVKVPVTLKMRLGWDDNSLNAPELARRAEAAGVQLITVHGRTRCQFYKGEADWGAVRAVRDAIDIPLIVNGDITSYEKALTALELSGADAVMVGRGAYGRPWVPGQIARRLQSGAAEAEPALAVQLSYVRTLYEEILSHYGVHVGLRHARKHLGWSLDAAAAASDAPPDVLRSWKQKIQTAEAPAGVHRSLDEAFDAFAWSAAA, encoded by the coding sequence TTGCGGATCGGCGACATCGAAATCGCGAACCGTGTGGTTCTGGCACCGATGACCGGCATCACGGATGTGCCGTTCCGGCGGCAGGTGGCCCAACTCGGCGCCGGCCTCGTCGTCTCAGAAATGACGGCAAGCGCCGATCTCGTCAATGGCCGACCGATGTCTGTTTTGCGCGTTGAGGCGACCGGCCTGGGCCCGCACGTGGTCCAGCTGGCCGGCTGCGAGGCCCGCTGGATGGCCGAGGGCGCGCGCATCGCCGAAGCCGGCGGCGCCGATATCATCGACATCAACATGGGTTGCCCCGCCCGCAAGGTCACCGGCGGCACCGGCCAGTCCGGCTCAGCGCTGATGCGCAACCTCGATCACGCACTGACGCTGATCGACGCCACGGTCGCGGCGGTCAAGGTGCCGGTGACGCTGAAAATGCGGCTCGGCTGGGACGACAATTCGCTCAATGCGCCGGAGCTGGCGCGCCGCGCCGAAGCGGCCGGCGTGCAGTTGATCACGGTGCACGGCCGCACCCGTTGCCAGTTCTACAAGGGCGAGGCGGATTGGGGCGCGGTGCGCGCGGTCCGCGACGCGATCGATATTCCGCTGATCGTCAACGGCGACATCACCTCCTACGAGAAGGCGCTGACCGCGCTGGAACTGTCCGGCGCCGACGCCGTGATGGTGGGCCGCGGTGCCTATGGGCGCCCCTGGGTGCCCGGCCAGATTGCCCGTCGCCTGCAGAGCGGTGCAGCAGAGGCCGAGCCGGCGCTCGCCGTGCAACTTTCCTACGTCCGCACGCTCTACGAGGAAATTCTCAGCCATTACGGCGTCCATGTCGGGCTGCGCCATGCACGAAAACATCTCGGCTGGTCGCTCGATGCGGCCGCAGCCGCCAGCGACGCGCCACCGGACGTTCTGAGAAGCTGGAAACAGAAGATTCAAACCGCCGAGGCCCCCGCAGGCGTACACCGTTCGCTTGACGAGGCGTTTGACGCCTTCGCATGGAGTGCTGCCGCATGA
- a CDS encoding two-component system sensor histidine kinase NtrB produces the protein MTAVAGHRHPISTDSEAILNALPNPVLLIAPDGKIVDANMAAESFFEISTQFLRRQSLKELVPFGSPLLALIDQVRDSGSPVNEFKVDLGTPRIGRDRQVDLHVAPLSERPGHIVVMLQERTIADKMDRQLTHRSAARSVIALAAMLAHEIKNPLSGIRGAAQLLEQAASSEDRMLTRLICDEADRIVTLVDRMEVFGDDRPVARGPVNIHSVLDHVKRLAQSGFARNIRFIEEYDPSLPPVLANQDQLIQVFLNLVKNAAEAVAELGHDGEIQLTTAFRPGVRLSVPGKKTRVSLPLEFCVKDNGPGVPDDLLPNLFDPFVTTKPTGSGLGLALVAKIVGDHGGIIECESQPRKTIFRVLLPMFNAAKNFEPSNGDVPATSPHTS, from the coding sequence ATGACAGCTGTCGCAGGACACCGCCACCCGATTTCCACCGACAGCGAGGCGATTCTCAACGCCTTGCCCAATCCGGTGCTGCTGATCGCACCCGACGGCAAGATCGTCGACGCCAACATGGCAGCGGAATCGTTTTTCGAGATCTCGACCCAGTTCCTGCGGCGCCAGTCGCTGAAGGAACTGGTGCCGTTCGGCAGCCCGCTGCTGGCGCTGATCGATCAGGTTCGCGACTCCGGCTCGCCGGTCAATGAGTTCAAGGTCGATCTCGGCACGCCGCGGATCGGCAGGGATCGCCAGGTCGATCTCCATGTCGCGCCGTTGAGCGAACGGCCCGGGCATATCGTGGTGATGCTGCAGGAACGCACCATCGCCGACAAGATGGACCGCCAGCTCACCCATCGCAGCGCCGCACGCTCGGTGATCGCGCTCGCCGCGATGCTGGCCCATGAGATCAAGAATCCGCTGTCAGGCATTCGCGGAGCCGCGCAGCTGCTGGAGCAGGCGGCATCGTCCGAAGACCGCATGCTGACACGGCTGATCTGCGACGAGGCCGATCGCATCGTGACCCTGGTCGATCGTATGGAGGTGTTCGGCGATGATCGCCCGGTGGCGCGCGGTCCGGTCAACATCCACTCTGTGCTCGACCATGTGAAACGGCTCGCGCAGTCGGGCTTTGCCCGCAACATCCGCTTCATCGAGGAATACGACCCGTCATTGCCGCCGGTGCTGGCCAATCAGGACCAGCTCATCCAAGTGTTCCTCAACCTGGTGAAAAATGCCGCCGAGGCCGTCGCGGAACTGGGCCACGACGGTGAGATCCAGCTCACCACTGCGTTCCGGCCTGGCGTTCGGCTGTCGGTGCCGGGCAAGAAGACCCGCGTCTCGCTGCCGCTGGAATTCTGCGTCAAGGACAATGGCCCCGGCGTGCCGGACGACCTGTTGCCGAACCTGTTCGATCCCTTCGTCACCACCAAGCCCACCGGAAGCGGCCTGGGTCTTGCATTGGTTGCCAAGATTGTCGGCGATCATGGCGGAATCATCGAATGCGAATCCCAGCCGCGGAAGACGATTTTCCGAGTGCTGCTGCCCATGTTCAACGCTGCCAAAAACTTCGAACCGAGCAACGGCGACGTCCCGGCGACGTCGCCGCACACCTCCTAA